The Sulfurospirillum halorespirans DSM 13726 genome has a window encoding:
- a CDS encoding helix-turn-helix transcriptional regulator: MQINRLFEIVYILLDKKTVTANELSEHFEVSIRTIYRDVNTLSSAGIPIYASRGKGGGIGITDGYVLNKSVLSDKEQNEILYALQSLSITHHLEDDKVLSRLSGLFKKNGLNWIEVDFSPWGSTKNQISQFTTLKDAILGNLIIEFDYINGFGEKSRRKIEPIKLVYKVNAWYLYGFCLSKNCYRTFKISRITKICVTQDGFTKRAEQTNEEPQDNGHEQWITIKLKISKDGAYRAYEEFNEESISKNEDGSLMIETVLPDNKWLMRYLLSFGDDLEVVEPQHIRDELYHQSEKIFKKYQRKFIT, encoded by the coding sequence ATGCAAATCAATCGATTATTTGAAATTGTCTATATTCTACTGGATAAAAAAACAGTAACGGCTAACGAACTATCTGAGCATTTTGAGGTATCCATAAGAACAATCTATCGTGATGTCAATACGCTCTCTTCAGCGGGGATACCTATCTATGCGAGTCGTGGAAAAGGTGGCGGTATAGGAATAACGGATGGTTATGTACTGAACAAATCTGTTCTTTCAGACAAGGAACAAAACGAAATATTGTATGCCTTACAGAGCTTGAGCATAACGCATCATTTAGAAGACGATAAGGTACTTTCAAGGTTAAGTGGTTTATTTAAAAAAAATGGGCTAAATTGGATTGAAGTTGACTTTTCTCCTTGGGGTAGCACTAAAAATCAAATATCTCAATTTACCACTCTTAAAGATGCCATTCTTGGCAATTTGATCATCGAATTTGACTATATAAACGGCTTTGGAGAAAAAAGCAGGCGAAAAATCGAGCCTATAAAGCTTGTGTATAAGGTTAATGCGTGGTATCTTTATGGGTTTTGCTTATCTAAAAATTGCTATAGAACATTTAAGATTTCACGCATCACAAAGATTTGTGTTACACAAGACGGCTTTACTAAACGAGCCGAACAGACTAATGAAGAGCCTCAGGATAATGGGCATGAACAATGGATCACTATCAAATTGAAAATTTCCAAAGATGGAGCATACAGGGCATATGAAGAGTTTAATGAAGAAAGCATTAGCAAAAATGAAGATGGTTCTTTAATGATAGAAACGGTTTTACCGGATAATAAGTGGCTGATGCGTTATCTCCTCTCTTTCGGAGATGATTTAGAAGTGGTTGAACCACAACACATTCGTGATGAACTGTATCATCAATCAGAGAAAATTTTTAAAAAATATCAGAG